Below is a window of Picosynechococcus sp. PCC 7002 DNA.
AACAGGTACTTTGGTTTTTTCAAAAAGTAACTTATAAAAAAATTTTTCATGTTCAAATTGCCAAGGGGTATGGGGAACGCCGCGTAGAACATACTCTCCTTTTGTACTTGTTAAATAGAGATTCTGTCTGAAATTACCAAATAAGATTGGTTCGGCTTTAATAAAATCCCCAAGATTAAAGTGAGCCAATGCAGCCTGTAGTTGTAATTCACTAATTAAACCCAGCCTGTTTGAAAATTCTATGCTCATCACATCAATACCAAATATGCGAATAAAATTTAGAAATCTAAATCCAAAACTTTACTGGTAATTACTTGGGCTCCATCTCTAGGAATATTCCGTATCATCTCTGATTGAATATCATGTATAACCTTTAAAAATTTAAAATCTGAGGACTTAAATTTTTTTTGAAGAAAAGCTTTCAATTGATTAAACTGTTTCTCCCAAATACCATCAACTCCCATGGACTGAATTCTGAAAGTCGAAGTGTCTAAATTGTTAGAGCTAATACTTTCAAATTGACTACTAAAATCGAATCTTACTGATCCTGGAAAAATTCTATTAAGATGGACTAACTGTAAATACTGAGTCATATTAAATGGGGGCAAGAACATAGTTGGCTTATTTAATAAAATACTTTCATATGTATGCTCAATTCCAGAAGTTGTAAGTGAGATAAACCCATCAAGTAGGATTCTAGGCACTTCATCAGGAGAACATGAAATACAATTGACATTTTCAGGAATCATTGAAGCTTTTGGCAACATATATGGTGGCAATATTAGGTCAAAAAAATGCTCTATTTCCTTCAACATTATTAATACCATATTCAAAAAGTAAATATCAGAATCTTTTAGCATTGCTGGGGAAAAAAAGCCTCCTAAATGAACAACAGATCTCTTAGAATAGCCATCATCGATTGATCTCGTACTTTGGTCATTTATATACTGTGAGATTATCCCAGTAGGTATATAGTTGGAACGATTTTTTATTTGCTTAGAAACCTCATATCCAAAAAACTCTTGAGCAAAATAAGCATCTAACAAATGCATGCACTGAATCGGCTTGTCGCGTACCCAAGCGAGGGTGTCTACAAAGTAGAGTTTCTTTGAAGCAAATGATGATAACCGTAGAATATGTCTCGAAGTATTGACAAAAACCAAAACATCACAGTCATCAGAAATACAGCATAAAGCATGGCTATTGTAGAAATCAATATTCCAAACCTCAGAAAATAAATTAATTCCTTCCGCAATCTCAGTGGCAGGACCTTGGCTTATAAATACTATCTTTGGTATTTTGGACAACCTGATTATTTGTTGAGTAATAGCTATAGTCTTAGCTGTAGGGCCAAAACCATATGGTGCAACTACAAAAGCTATTTTTTTCATAGGAAACTGATCTTGCATAACAGACAATAAGAACACAAAAAAATGAGTCAAAGAAAATCCCAATTGCTTGGCTTGTAATAACTATCCAAATTGATTTTTTTCCAAAACTCCTCAACTTCTGCTGTGGAAAACAGTCCAAACTGATCGAGTATTTGGTTGAGTAAATGTTCAACGTGAGACGTTTTTATATTTAGAGGTAATGACAAGTCGCCATTTTGATATTGTTCAGTTAACATAAGCCTTGATTCAGAGTACCAAGTACTCTCGAAGCTTTTTTTACTGAGAAAATTACCATACGAAGCTAGGGACCAAGGACTTCCGTTCAACTCATTAAGCAAATACCCTACTCCTCGGTGATCTACTTGAGAAGCCCAGCTTAAACCTAAAGCTCTATTGAAAATTTTCCGTTCAGAAATGTTATGAAATAAGTGATGTTTTAGATCAATGCGAATTCCGTTTCCTTTTGTAAGGAAAGGTACTACAATATCTTTTACACGTTGAGGTAAAAGGGCAAACTGCTCATATCTAAACTGGTTGTATTTTGGAGTTGTATCGTTATTGTAATAAACAACTTTTGGCCGGAAACTGGCATATTTTAAGCCGCCATTAGTTCTACTATACAAAACGTCTAAAGCTTGCCCAATTTCCAATAACTCACTATCGGAGATCACCGGATCGATAGCGTATCCTACACCTACAGATGATGGAATCTCCTTAGATTTGGTAGCGAACTTAACGACATTATTAATTACTTGAAAATACGCATCTTCACCTATTCTATACTCTGCATGATGAGTAATAGGAGAGCTTGAATTCAGGCTGACCCTAATAAATCGTGGTGGATTGTCTAATATCTCATTAACTACTTCGCCTTTTAAATGCAAGCCATGTGTAAACATTCCCCAACTCATGCCGCACTTTTTAACATGCTTTATTATTTTTCCAAAGTCGGGATTCAAAAGTGGTTCTCCTCCTCCAGTTAATGTAACAGACCTTACTCCCCCATCTGAAAGCATTGAAATCAATCGAAGGTAATCCGAGGTATTGGCAAATGTTGTTAACGAAGCATTTTTATCATCTTCGTATCTTGCCTTATTAATTCTGTATGTACACTTCGGACATCTAGCATCGCATGATAGGCTAGGCCACATTTCAAAAGTTATTGGAATGATCTTGTTTACGTTTCCCAATAGAAACTCAGAAAAATTTTTTCTGTGAAAAACTATTTTAATTGAGTCTTCCCCCCAATCATCTCTCTTCCCACTTTTAACTTCTTGAAAACCTTTGAGCTGATTCTGAATAAAAAGGACAAGTTTATCTACTTTAGAAACTTCACTGAATGAAAGAGATGAGTTGGACACGATAAATATTCCTCCCAATTGTACCAATTGTACAATTACGATTCATGAAATCTTAGTGTCAGCTTTGACCATCAAGCAATCAAATTCAATTACTTGAAGAGTAGGTTTTACATAAGTGACAGGGTACATGCCCGACAAACTAAATCCAGCCTCTTGAAAGAGCGAGATACTATATAACATATCAGGCATACTATGATAAATCGGAACAACAGAAACCTCGCTTTGCAACGCGACTATGTTTTTGAGCAGAGTGCCAGCACCAGAAAATACTTCTAGATCGTAACCTTGAGTATCCATTTTGAGGTATATTCTCATTTTATCTATATTTTTTACAACTTCAACG
It encodes the following:
- a CDS encoding radical SAM protein, with the translated sequence MSNSSLSFSEVSKVDKLVLFIQNQLKGFQEVKSGKRDDWGEDSIKIVFHRKNFSEFLLGNVNKIIPITFEMWPSLSCDARCPKCTYRINKARYEDDKNASLTTFANTSDYLRLISMLSDGGVRSVTLTGGGEPLLNPDFGKIIKHVKKCGMSWGMFTHGLHLKGEVVNEILDNPPRFIRVSLNSSSPITHHAEYRIGEDAYFQVINNVVKFATKSKEIPSSVGVGYAIDPVISDSELLEIGQALDVLYSRTNGGLKYASFRPKVVYYNNDTTPKYNQFRYEQFALLPQRVKDIVVPFLTKGNGIRIDLKHHLFHNISERKIFNRALGLSWASQVDHRGVGYLLNELNGSPWSLASYGNFLSKKSFESTWYSESRLMLTEQYQNGDLSLPLNIKTSHVEHLLNQILDQFGLFSTAEVEEFWKKINLDSYYKPSNWDFL